tgtcacagcaacagcactatgctgcttccatgtggtagatagaaacacatggctacaaagataaagagtgaaaactagggctgtcaagcaattaaaaaaattaatctaattaattacatgctttgtgattaattaatctaaattaatcgcaTATATCAATACTTGGCGTGAGAAgcattttttgttcaaattgtgctttatacaacagttagttCTGACCAAGTAATTTGACTGGACAATAGGCATTCCATGAGTgatgatattcagtataacagcactggcaCTTTTAACTATACATGTATTACTCCGCTTTACAGATGTTCTGATACAATCGTTGATTACACCAATGcaaactgaatttgcatttacCGACATCGCAAATGTGGATACGTTTcgtgtatgatataaaagagcctagctagcctgcagttgggtatgataaatgcTCAAATGTACAGTAACGTAcggggtcaaggggcatcatagagtgcaattaatctgaatacatttttctgaCGCGTTATTTTTTTActataattaatcaaaattaatgcgttattttgacaaccctagtGAAAACATACGCTATGTGTTTgtcaaagctaataggtaagttaaccaacatatagatacaagtgatatttttctgccccagaagcatttcactgaactttggaggtgtgctcccgcatcaggtatgactaaagggaaaaaaataaaggaagaaacctaacgccacataccggggatagctcttattgcgctaaaaatagctattcgatatatatATCGTGAGggctatatcacccagccctactAGACAATAATGGTTAGACAGTTATTAAATAACAATCACTACCTCCCCAATACCCCTAGTAATTACAGAATGTGTATAATTTCTGCCGTTAagatttgaaacatttttccaGCTTCAAACCACAACAACATTGCTTTGACTGCAATGAACTGGATTTCTTGGAAATACCAAAAGTCtaaaaaaaattttgaaaatattgcatCATAAAATGAACCAGAAGGGaaccagagaaaaagagggactAGCAAAtataacactgctgttgttgatgttcatttaaaaagtagTGCCTGTGGAAAAACCATGTCATTTTTAGcatttgcaacagaaaaaagacacCAGAGCTTACCTTTGACTTGTACTTTGACTGACCCAGGAATGGGGGAAaaatttcaggaaatgcacatcAGGCACTAGCCAGGCAAATCTGAGTCTCAAATGCACACAATGGCCACTGTATTGGGTTTCCTGAAACCCCCCAGCAACCACTAACAGGCAAAAGGCCAACCCTGGAATTTTATTCCCAGCTTTATTACATACCCCCTTACAAGACAGAAATGGCCCATTTTCTCATTCCATGTAACTTTAGCCCACTTGGGGGCATGGTTTCAATGCACAAACCATGAAAACCTTGTTTGGAAGCCTTCGGTTTCATGACCTAACACTGTCTCAGTGAAATGGAGATGGCTCAGATGCACCACATACCAACAGACCCTTGTCAGCCTACAGCAAAAccaaaatgtcttcattttagGCCCTCTATGTTTCAGTAAGCTACAACTTCACAGTGCATACTGTCTTACGTTTAAATGTGAACGCTTCTGTCATGACCTGTACGTTCTGTGTTGGATAATGACTGGTTTCGTTTCTTGCAAATGGAGTCAGACGGTGGACAAAAGCAACGCTGAGCAGAAGAGAGTGACTTTGGAGACAGGGCAGGGGTGGAAAGGGCAttcccagcacacagcagttTCAGGCATTCCACCTTTTACTCGAGACACACCCAGCTCCATGCCTGTTCACACTTAAAATCACATCCGTGGATAACACAGACGAAATGCACGTCAGAAACCGATCGGGTTTAGGAAGTTTTAAAACTTTCCAACTGCGGAGGTAGCCATCGAACCCTTTCCGCCTTTTGACGTACAAACTCATCTCCTCACTGAACAAAGACCAAGGAGGAAGACACATTCCTCTGGACGTGGAGACTGTGCATACCAGCAGCGTAGCAGGAATAGCAGCAGGAGAGGCCTGCATGCCAGAGAACATCATTCCCGCCAGTGAATCCCTGCAGCGCATTTGGGCGACTGCCTCCAAGCCAAAAATGCCTTCTTTTGGCGTCGTTTTCTCCACACCCACATGTGCTTTCACACACAATTTAGGGTTACACTCAAGCACACTACATGCTGGCTCTGTACTGTCCGACTCAGGACCGGGCTGGGTTGGGTGTGGCGCAGACTGGTTGCAATAACTATTTTCCCTGCATATCATGGCAAGATTTCAGTTCAGTTACATTGTCCATTACAGAACACAGTTTATGATCGTGGATACTTCATTTTGATGAGCACTTCAAAATAATGCTCCCAGTTCATAATCTGACACACTGCCTTACTTTATGTCTCAGTGTTGCTTTGATGTGGGTGcgtttaaatattcaaatattttaaaagcttttaatatttaaacactaATCAATTGTGAATTTCTTTTGAACATCCTTGATATGACCTCAATGCCTTAAATgttaaacaacaaataaattaatctcTCATTTGATGGCTTCAGGCTTTTAAATGTCACACTAAATAACACGGATGCTTAGGAAATCTTAATATGCAACTCCAATATTTCCAAACTTTTTACAAAGGCAACAGGATTACTATTTACAGAGTAATAGGGTTTATACTGCACtattttaaaagacaatacTGGGCTTCATAAGAATTTTATGTGCACATTTACAGTGATAAATGGTATGTTGAGTGGATGGGGGGAAAATCCAGGGGATATGCAGTCACGTGACGTTCTGACAGATCTCTACAACAAACACATTAGACACAGTTAAATGAGTCGAACGTGGTCCGCCATTAGTATTTCAGGGGTGGATTTTTCTTTCTGGCATTCCTACTCGAGGGGATGTACCTGCCTGTTCAAACCTTACTGTGCAGTATGTAGCCCTATCATTGGTGTAAGATCTGGtgacaataaaatgaaagggttttttttttttttttaagaacaacTATTTTGAAAAGAACACCTTAATCCTATAAAAAATGACTCATCACAATTTCATAAACGCATTAGAGAGGTACTAAAGGAGAAGCAAATAACCTCACATGACActcaatatttaataaaatacctAAAGCAGAACAGTCTCACGAGCATTTCCTGTCTTAGTGCATGAGATGGGAGGGTTTAGTGTGGGAAACACaaaatattgtgtaatgtaCTGACTTTGATGAtaacctcaaaaaaaaaaaaatcctgatttcCTGTCTTAACAGCTGATGTGCAGCCCGCTCCCCAGTCTCAATGACCGAGACTGTGCCGAGAAAATGACTTCAAACAGCATACGCTTCTACCTGACATTATCCTTTTCATCTGATGCTCCATCTctatttttaacatcattccAGGAATAAGTAATTGGgtggagacaaaaaaacatgaactatGCAAATCAATTGCCCACATGCTCTCAGCTGCACAGGAAAAAACCTTTGCCCTATTACAATGAGAGCAGTACCGTGGAGCTGATCCAGACACCAGTCCGTGCTCAGCTCCATCACAGATTTTATACTGGTAAAATATAGACCATTaagtgatatttaaaatatgaattgctttttttgtgtctgtgatatATATGTGCACCACGAGGACATAGTGAACTGTCATTTTTGTGACTTAATGTGAGAGACGTTTACTTCATTGGGCATATTATTTTTGGTCGTTTGTACATAACTCTAATTTCAAGTAAGGAAAGAAGATAACTCATCCAGTTAGCCCAGGGCAGTAGTGGTAGAAAGCGTTGAGGATACTGAAACTCCATAGGGCAGTAGTAACCTTCACCTTTGTCAGGGGATTACAGGAGTAACCTATGAATTACCTAACAAATTTTCACTACAGTGCCACTTATAAAAGGGGCAAAAAACCTTCCAACTGGTTTCTAAATGATGAATTTTCACCATAATACTGTTAATTTCGCAgtatatatgttgtatatacAAAGCCGTTTTAAAGACACCACTATTTTGGAAACAGAAGGATCCTTGTACATGAAAGAAGGAACGGTGAAGAGTATCTCTGGCCCCGCTTGGATATGTAAAGGAGCCGTTCTGCTTCCATTCCATCTGACCTTCCCTGAGTTAGTCCTGCCTTGTTCCCCCATCTCAACATTCTTTTAGAGCCCTCCGTGAGCATGATGTGCCCTTAGCAGAGACAAGCACACAAAGACTTCCCCTCATTTTAGAAATGTTGCCTGTCATCCACCTGTTCCCTTATTTTCACAACCGATTACATCAAGCAAAccttgacaaaaacaaaaaaaaaaaacgtaccACACTCTAACTGACTGGTTCATTGGACTTTCTGCATACGTTATCTCAGTGTAGAGTCTGGTTGCCACCGGACATGTTTTGAGGCCAGACAGAGCTGGTAAGGGAGGCAATCTTTATTCCATTTCAGATATAAATGCAACATTCAGAAAGCCCCAATCAATATAACGGTTTCTGGTGACAGGTTTAATTAAGGGTCAATGGAGGCCAGGAATGACAttaatcagacaaaaaaattctgaaaatgcacTTGAGTCCAATTTCTTTGGAAAGTGCTGACTGTACTGACTTGCACGTTTAACATTTGCCAGTAAGAAATTTAACATCTGCGTGAGATCCACTAAATCTCAGATAATAGGACAACTAATTCCCATCTGTAGGTCTACACAATGTTTGCAAGATATTATAATACATATCTACTGCTTGTGGCTTGTGGTGCAATCATAATTTTGATAATATCTGTGTTTCCTGATCATGCTACTGAAGTGTACTGAGGTAGCATAGAAAAGGCCAAACACACATTAAGCACCATTATCTATGAACTCTGATTTGCTCTTATCCTAAAATCTGGTTGGAAACTGCACTTAACAGCTTTTAGAAATTACAGGAAAGTCACAAGATTCATATAGAGCCGGCAGCTCCCTTATTCAGTAGCTTATCATTATCGGTGAAAAATATCTGAGTCattcagagagagcagaagatATTAATAGATACAGTCCAACTTCACTATGTGGACACAACAACCCCTTTTAACATATCAAAACAAGGTAAATCTGGGAATTGCAGTCTCCCTACCAAAACACTCCCAAACAGAGTAAAGCATTAAATCAATaagcacagaggcagctgaacacaaaaataaataatccatTGTCTATAGCTCAAAGTACAGTCTGCATACCAAGCATTACGTTATAGCACAAATAGCACACACCCACCAGtacattactatttgttaaGGATGAAAAGTACATCATGTCAAGAAGTACTGATTCACACTGCTTAATGAAGGCAAATGAAAGGCGTTTTTAtctttgtgaaaaataactTTGTGAAGATGATCACATTTCCTACTTTGTGCCTGATGAGAAAACGATCATATTCCTTCAATTACAGCTTCATGCTTTGAGTCTGAACTCCCATCTCACAGAATTTGCTGTGCAATGATCCCTGCAGAAAATAACTTTTGGAAATAAGGATTGGTAAAAAAAGATGACCTAACCTGCTCATCAAGTTACTGACTTGCCAAATATATGGTAACTTAAGAATAAGGTCTGAAAGATATGGGATTATCTAACAATTTTTGCAAGGCCAAGCCATTCAATAACTAATAAACCTGCTGTATGATACAATCTTCAACAGAAATCAAcaaaggttttttaaaaaaaaaaagacttcaagAAGTAACAAATTCAGTGTATTCgacataaattaataaactaGTTAAAAGCAATAActacagaaaacataaaaaatttcaaaaaaaaaatcaaaaaaattagatttactgtatttacagaCATACATTTTCTAATAGCATTACTTGTGCTCCAATTGAACTCACTGCTCCTACATGTTATGTCCTCTTGTGAAAATATTAAGAATTTAGGACTTATACATGATGTTAGCTAGGCTAGAAAACAGAGAAGATGTGGTGGATCTGGCTCAACAAACAgactgtttttctactgcacaACACATTCTTAACATGCTACGATCAAAAAGGAAACATACACAAATTATAAGATGCAACTATTATATGATATGAAATTGGACACGGATGTTGATTAGTACAACAACATTATGCTGGCTAATGAAACAAACTGCAATGAGATGTGCCCACATTTCACCCCTTTCATGATTAAAGTGCAGACTTTACTCATTTCACATATCCAGCAAGGTGAGGGAGTAAAAATAAGGCACAGTAGAAAGCCATTCAATTTGGGATATATTCCTCAGCATCCATGGTGGAGACATGCATGTTACAGAGGTTGGGGTATCCTTGTCTAATCCTTCATGgaaatttacaaaataacataacTTGCTTTTGATTAGCATGTCTATGAAAAATGTTTACTCAATACTCATTGTGAACATAAAAATGAcgtcacagaaacattttatctACATTTTTGTAACAAAGAACAAGCATTAAAAACTTCCAATGAGTTTGATGAGCAAACCCAAGCTGCCAAAAGATGTATTCTACTTCTTTACAACACTAAACACTTGCAGAAAGAcgtctttcattttaattgctgctTGGTTACTGTATCATAGGGTTCAAATGCCATAAACCTTGAGGACGTTCTTCAACTGTTTAGATTCACAAGGATTTATGGGGTAACAGAAAGCTGACTGTTGCAGCAAAGAATACTGCTTAGACTTGATTTGAGGGAGTAAGAGACAGGGCTGAAGAACTGACGAGGCTTCCTTCAGTTGCCTTTTTTATGGACTGGGACAAACCTCAAGATGGCAGCAGTTTCACTTAAAGCTCCAAAATGAAGGGAATTACCAAGTGAAGTAAGAGAAGGAACACCTAATAATGCACTGGGACACAATACTGAAGTCAAATGTCAAATACAGAGCATGGCCAGTCAAAAGGAAATATAGACCGATTCTGATAAGATGTTcacaagtcatttttatttgtgaaacagcTTTTGGGTTGGGTCCCATTTATGAAGAGGAGGAGCTATTACACTGCAGAGGGTTAAGCAGTCGCAACAAAAACTTAAAAGGTGGGGCTACAACCTAACTTTGATTGCTTCattcttgcattttttatgcatCTATTAAAACTTCCTACTGTGCAAGAACAGAGCAAAATGCTTGTTACATGAGGCAATTAAGAGCACAGACTCAGGACATGAAGACTAAACGCAGGAGTTGGTTGATATGTGATTGAAGAGCAAGACACCGATTGTCAGCTAAAAGCATTCTAATGCACAACGGCCAGGCAATTTAGCTGCCACAGTGAAGATGCCTCCATCATCTGCAAATAGGCACAGCGGGAACTCCTTTCAGCTgttaggaaaaaaatgtattagaaTTCAGCTTACCCTACGCAtggcttcctcctcctcctgacgCTTTTCGTAATGTGCAAAGTCATCAAAGATTGAGGTGGTATGCTTGAAAGTAGCAATAATTTTAAGCACTTGCTTTGCCTTTTCTAGGGGCACTTCCTGAGTGTCCCTGGAGTTGGTGACAggtttgttgtcattgttttctaGACGGATGTGCCGCAGCTGGTTGTTGGGAACGTCCTTGACAAAGATCCACTTCACCTCAAACTTCCCCTTCCACTTGTCCTGAGACCACACTCCAGCATAGGCGTTGTAGTCCACCACCGACTTCATCTCCGCCACGCCGCAAAAGTGTCCGCTACCATTGACGCTGAAGAGCAGGTAGAGGGGGCCCTTGGTATTGAGCGAGCGGTACGCGGCGTCCAGCCGCTTATTTCCGTGCTCGGTGCTGCACCAGATGGAGTACTTGATGGAGCGGTGGATGTCATCCTCGGAGTAGCTCTTGATGATGAACACCCGCCCGTTTTTCAAGTTCCAGTCAAAGTCTTTGGGGTTGTAGTTGTTGAGGGCCTTGAGCTTCTCTAGCACTGGGTGCACCTCGCCGGAGGAGAGCGGGGCGCTTATGGGGACCCCCGTTCCCATGCCAAAGTTCTCCGCCCCGCTGTTCTGGTTAAAGCTGGTGCCCCGGTTGCGAGGAGCCACCCAGCGGTTCTGCGGGGGCGTAGGCTGCTGCGGGGGTTGCAGGGGCTGCTGGAGGGGTTGGGGTGGGCCGGGCTGGGGAGGGTGCTGctggtgggggtgaggggggccCGGGGGGAGTGGCTGGGGAGGCTGAGCcgactgcagctgcagctgatgtTGATGCTGAGGCTGAGGAGGCAGCTGGCTCTGCATCAGAGGCTGCGGCTGCgccaggagctgctgctgcaccaggGGCTGAGGCGGCAGCATCTGCTGTGCTAAGGGTGGCTTGGTGATGGAGCCCTTGTCGTCCCAGGTGCCAATGTTCATATTGTGCTTaatgggaggaggggggatggTGGCCCCGCCCCCCATGCCCATGTTGGCTTTGGGCTTCAGTTTGGGCTGGGGTTTGGCGGGCTTCCTGGCAATGGCTGCCCACGAGGTAGGCTTGGGAGCGGAGGAGCTGACGGGCGGGACACTGTTCACTGCCATGCTACTCATTCCTGCCGCCCCTCCCAGTGGGGAGCCCACCGTTTTGGTGACGGCCGCCATGTCAGAGCCGAGCTTGAGTCCGGCCATGCCCTGCTCGATACTGCTGAGCCCTGGCACTTTACTGAGGGGAGTGTCACTCCCAAAGCCTGCCTGTCCATCTGCTATGGCCCGGCCCAGAGAGCTGGGGGCGTAACCGTAACTGCTGCTATAGGCCGAGCTCTGTGTGGACTGTCCCTGAGACCCGCTGGTCCCCCACGTGGAAAAGTCTGCGTTACCGGGGAAGAAATTGAAGCCGTGCTGGCCGAGGAAGGGAGGTGTGTTGCCCAGGGCTCCGGGCTGACTGAACACACCATCTGGGATGAAGTGGGGCTCGCCATTGCTCATCTGTCCATAGGTGGTCAAGTAGGGCATGGGGGGGTCCCCCGCGGTGGACCAGGCAGCTTCTCCCAGGGAGTAAGGGAACCCGATGGATGGAGCATAATAACTAGGCATGTAGGGATCAGACATTGGTGGATAGCTGTTACTCTGTGTGGATGAGAAACAAAATGGTAAGACAGTTGACAACCCTTCCATTATACATACTATGGGGTGATGATGCCACCGAACATGTGAACTGAACATGGCTACTACTGCTGCCACTCTAAACAAGAGTTTAACAGAGGCCAGGTGGTGCTAAAATATACATGTGATGCAATCGAAATAACCACCTATACAA
The nucleotide sequence above comes from Megalops cyprinoides isolate fMegCyp1 chromosome 2, fMegCyp1.pri, whole genome shotgun sequence. Encoded proteins:
- the ythdf3 gene encoding YTH domain-containing family protein 3 encodes the protein MSATSVDQRPKGQGNKVQNGSMHQKDAVNDDDFEPYLSSQTNQSNSYPPMSDPYMPSYYAPSIGFPYSLGEAAWSTAGDPPMPYLTTYGQMSNGEPHFIPDGVFSQPGALGNTPPFLGQHGFNFFPGNADFSTWGTSGSQGQSTQSSAYSSSYGYAPSSLGRAIADGQAGFGSDTPLSKVPGLSSIEQGMAGLKLGSDMAAVTKTVGSPLGGAAGMSSMAVNSVPPVSSSAPKPTSWAAIARKPAKPQPKLKPKANMGMGGGATIPPPPIKHNMNIGTWDDKGSITKPPLAQQMLPPQPLVQQQLLAQPQPLMQSQLPPQPQHQHQLQLQSAQPPQPLPPGPPHPHQQHPPQPGPPQPLQQPLQPPQQPTPPQNRWVAPRNRGTSFNQNSGAENFGMGTGVPISAPLSSGEVHPVLEKLKALNNYNPKDFDWNLKNGRVFIIKSYSEDDIHRSIKYSIWCSTEHGNKRLDAAYRSLNTKGPLYLLFSVNGSGHFCGVAEMKSVVDYNAYAGVWSQDKWKGKFEVKWIFVKDVPNNQLRHIRLENNDNKPVTNSRDTQEVPLEKAKQVLKIIATFKHTTSIFDDFAHYEKRQEEEEAMRRERNRTKQ